The Meriones unguiculatus strain TT.TT164.6M chromosome 1, Bangor_MerUng_6.1, whole genome shotgun sequence genome has a segment encoding these proteins:
- the Tkfc gene encoding triokinase/FMN cyclase: protein MTSKKLLNSVEGCADDSLAGFVACNPDLQLLQGHRVALRSDLDSLKGRVALLSGGGSGHEPAHAGFIGKGMLTGVIAGSVFASPAVGSILAAIRAVDQAGTAGILLIVKNYTGDRLNFGFAMEQAKAEGIPVEMVIIGDDSAFTVLKKAGRRGLCGTILIHKVAGALAEEGVGLEEIAKRVNAIAKAMGTLGVSLSSCSVPGSKPTFELADDELELGLGIHGEAGVRRIKRAPVDQIVTLMLDHMTNTSNVSHVPVESGSSVILIVNNLGGLSFLELGIIAEATIRLLEDRGVQVARALVGTFMSALEMPGVSLTLMLVDEPMLKLIDADTTATAWPHLAKVPVTRRKRIRTAPREPSAVPEATAVGGVAPKQMMLVLERVCTTLTGLEKHLNALDRAAGDGDCGTTHSRAAKAILDWLKEDPALDSPAQVLSKLSVLLLERMGGSSGALYGLFLTAAAQPLKTKTDLPAWSAAMDAGLEAMMKYGKAEPGDRTMVDSLWAVKQELQAWKSTGASFLPVLTKAVENAEAAAMATKNMEAGAGRASYISSARLDQPDPGAVAIATIFRAILEVLQTQGA, encoded by the exons ATG ACCTCCAAGAAGCTGCTGAATTCTGTGGAAGGGTGCGCTGATGATTCCCTTGCTGGGTTTGTGGCCTGTAACCCTGACCTGCAGCTCCTGCAAGGGCACCGTGTGGCCCTGCGTTCTGACCTGGACAGCCTCAAGGGCCGGGTGGCACTTCTGTCGGGTGGGGGCTCAGGCCATGAGCCTGCCCATGCCG GTTTTATCGGGAAGGGAATGCTGACAGGGGTCATCGCAGGATCCGTGTTTGCCTCTCCAGCTGTGGGCAGCATCCTTGCAGCCATTAGAGCTGTGGACCAGGCAGGCACAG CGGGCATCCTCCTCATTGTGAAGAACTACACTGGGGATCGGCTCAACTTTGGATTTGCCATGGAGCAGGCCAAGGCAGAGGGCATCCCTGTGGAGATGGTGATAATTGGGGATGACAGCGCCTTCACTGTCCTGAAAAAGGCAGGCCGGCGTGGCCTGTGTGGCACAATTCTTATCCACAAG GTGGCAGGCGCTCTGGCTGAGGAAGGTGTGGGGCTGGAGGAAATTGCAAAGCGAGTGAATGCGATTGCTAAGGCCATGG gtACCCTGGGGGTGAGCTTGTCTTCctgcagtgtccctggctccaaACCCACCTTTGAGCTTGCAGATGATGAACTGGAACTAGGCCTGG GAATTCACGGGGAAGCTGGTGTTCGTCGGATAAAG AGGGCACCTGTTGATCAGATTGTCACTCTCATGCTTGACCACATGACAAACACCTCCAATGTATCCCATGTGCCTGTAGAGTCAG GTTCTTCAGTGATACTGATAGTCAACAATCTGGGTGGCCTGTCTTTCCTGGAACTGGGCATCATAGCTGAAGCTACCATACGCTTGCTGG AGGACCGTGGGGTGCAGGTCGCCCGTGCCCTGGTGGGTACCTTCATGTCAGCACTAGAGATGCCTGGTGTTTCCCTTACCTTGATGCTTGTGGACGAACCCATGCTGAAGCTGATAG ATGCTGACACTACTGCAACAGCCTGGCCTCACCTGGCCAAGGTCCCTGTGACTAGGCGGAAGCGGATCCGGACAGCTCCCAGAGAGCCTTCAGCAGTCCCTGAAGCTACTGCAGTAGGAG GTGTAGCACCAAAACAGATGATGCTTGTGCTGGAGCGGGTATGCACCACCCTGACTGGTCTGGAGAAGCACCTGAATGCCTTGGACAGGGCTGCTGGAGACGGGGATTGTGGCACTACCCATAGCCGTGCTGCCAAAG CCATCCTGGACTGGCTAAAGGAAGACCCAGCTCTAGACAGCCCTGCCCAGGTACTCTCCAAACTGTCTGTCCtgctgctggagaggatgggaggctCATCTGGGGCG CTCTATGGCTTGTTCCTGACTGCAGCTGCCCAGCCCCTCAAGACCAAGACTGACCTCCCAGCCTGGTCTGCTGCCATGGATGCCGGCCTAGAGGCCATGATGAA GTATGGAAAGGCTGAACCAGGAGACAGGACAATG GTAGATTCTCTGTGGGCAGTAAAACAGGAGCTCCAAGCCTGGAAGAGTACAGGGGCCAGTTTCCTTCCAGTCCTGACTAAAGCAGTTGAG AATGCTGAAGCTGCAGCCATGGCCACCAAGAACATGGAAGCTGGTGCTGGAAGAGCTAGTTATATCAGCTCGGCACGACTGGATCAGCCAGACCCTGGAGCAGTGGCAATTGCCACCATCTTCCGTGCCATCCTGGAGGTCTTGCAGACACAGGGAGCATGA
- the Ddb1 gene encoding DNA damage-binding protein 1 isoform X2, with amino-acid sequence MSYNYVVTAQKPTAVNGCVTGHFTSAEDLNLLIAKNTRLEIYVVTAEGLRPVKEVGMYGKIAVMELFRPKGESKDLLFILTAKYNACILEYKQSGESIDIITRAHGNVQDRIGRPSETGIIGIIDPECRMIGLRLYDGLFKVIPLDRDNKELKAFNIRLEELHVIDVKFLYGCQAPTICFVYQDPQGRHVKTYEVSLREKEFNKGPWKQENVEAEASMVIAVPEPFGGAIIIGQESITYHNGDKYLAIAPPIIKQSTIVCHNRVDPNGSRYLLGDMEGRLFMLLLEKEEQMDGTVTLKDLRVELLGETSIAECLTYLDNGVVFVGSRLGDSQLVKLNVDSNEQGSYVVAMETFTNLGPIVDMCVVDLERQGQGQLVTCSGAFKEGSLRIIRNGIGIHEHASIDLPGIKGLWPLRSDPSRETDDTLVLSFVGQTRVLMLNGEEVEETELMGFVDDQQTFFCGNVAHQQLIQITSASVRLVSQEPKALVSEWKEPQGKNISVASCNSNQVVVAVGRALYYLQIHPQELRQISHTEMEHEVACLDITPLGDSNGLSPLCAIGLWTDISARILKLPSFELLHKEMLGGEIIPRSILMTTFESSHYLLCALGDGALFYFGLNIETGLLSDRKKVTLGTQPTVLRTFRSLSTTNVFACSDRPTVIYSSNHKLVFSNVNLKEVNYMCPLNSDGYPDSLALANNSTLTIGTIDEIQKLHIRTVPLYESPRKICYQEVSQCFGVLSSRIEVQDTSGGTTALRPSASTQALSSSVSSSKLFSSSTAPHETSFGEEVEVHNLLIIDQHTFEVLHAHQFLQNEYALSLVSCKLGKDPNTYFIVGTAMVYPEEAEPKQGRIVVFQYSDGKLQTVAEKEVKGAVYSMVEFNGKLLASINSTVRLYEWTTEKELRTECNHYNNIMALYLKTKGDFILVGDLMRSVLLLAYKPMEGNFEEIARDFNPNWMSAVEILDDDNFLGAENAFNLFVCQKDSAATTDEERQHLQEVGLFHLGEFVNVFCHGSLVMQNLGETSTPTQGSVLFGTVNGMIGLVTSLSESWYNLLLDMQNRLNKVIKSVGKIEHSFWRSFHTERKTEPATGFIDGDLIESFLDISRPKMQEVVANLQFDDGSGMKREATADDLIKVVEELTRIH; translated from the exons ATGTCGTACAACTACGTGGTAACGGCGCAGAAGCCTACCGCAGTGAACGGCTGTGTGACTG GACACTTTACTTCAGCAGAAGATCTGAACCTGTTGATTGCTAAAAACACAAGATTAGAGATCTATGTGGTCACTGCAGAGGGCCTTCGGCCGGTCAAAGAGGTGGGCATGTATGGAAAGATTGCAGTCATGGAGCTTTTCAGGCCCAAG GGAGAGAGCAAAGACCTGCTGTTCATCTTGACTGCTAAGTACAATGCCTGCATCCTGGAGTATAAGCAGAGTGGCGAAAGCATTGATATCATTACAAGAGCCCATGGCAATGTCCAG GACCGTATTGGTCGCCCATCAGAGACTGGCATCATTGGCATCATTGACCCTGAATGCCGGATGATTGGGCTTCGACTCTACGATGGCCTTTTCAAGGTCATTCCACTAGACCGAGACAATAAAGAGCTCAAGGCCTTTAATATACGCCTAGAAGAATTGCATGTCATTGATGTCAAGTTCCTGTATGGTTGTCAAGCACCTACCATTTGCTTTGTCTACCAG GATCCTCAGGGGCGGCATGTGAAAACTTATGAGGTGTCTCTTCGAGAGAAGGAGTTCAACAAGGGCCCTTGGAAACAGGAGAATGTAGAAGCTGAAGCTTCAATGGTGATCGCAG TCCCAGAGCCTTTTGGAGGAGCCATCATCATTGGACAGGAATCAATCACTTATCACAATGGTGACAAATACCTGGCAATTGCCCCTCCTATCATTAAG CAAAGCACTATTGTGTGCCACAACCGGGTGGATCCTAATGGCTCACGATACCTTCTGGGAGATATGGAAGGACGACTCTTCATGCTGCTTTTAGAGAAGGAGGAGCAGATGGATGGCACTGTCACCCTCAAGGATCTCCGAGTGGAACTACTTGGAGAG ACCTCCATTGCAGAGTGCTTAACATACCTCGATAATGGTGTTGTATTTGTTGGGTCTCGCCTAGGTGACTCCCAGCTTGTAAAG CTCAACGTCGACAGCAATGAACAAGGCTCTTACGTAGTGGCCATGGAAACTTTTACCAATTTAGGACCCATTGTGGATATGTGTGTGGTGGACCTAGAGAGGCAGGGACAGGGTCAG CTGGTCACTTGCTCTGGGGCTTTCAAGGAAGGTTCCTTGCGGATCATCCGGAACGGAATTGGAATCCATGAGCATGCCAGCATTGACTTACCAGGCATCAAAG GTTTATGGCCACTGCGGTCTGACCCCAGTCGGGAGACTGATGACACTTTGGTACTGTCTTTTGTGGGCCAGACGAG AGTTCTCATGCTAAACGGAGAGGAAGTGGAAGAAACGGAGCTGATGGGCTTTGTGGATGATCAGCAGACTTTCTTTTGTGGCAATGTGGCTCATCAGCAACTTATCCAG ATCACTTCAGCATCTGTGAGGTTGGTGTCTCAAGAGCCCAAAGCTTTGGTCAGTGAGTGGAAAGAGCCTCAGGGCAAGAACATCAGTGTGGCCTCCTGCAACAGCAACCAGGTGGTTGTTGCTGTGGGAAGGGCACTATACTACCTTCAGATCCATCCTCAGGAGCTCCGGCAAATCAG CCACACAGAAATGGAACATGAAGTGGCTTGCTTGGATATCACCCCATTAGGGGATAGCAATGGCCTGTCTCCACTTTGTGCTATTGGCCTCTGGACAGACATCTCTGCCCGTATCTTGAAGCTCCCATCCTTTGAACTACTGCACAAGGAGATGCTGGGTGGAG AGATCATTCCTCGATCTATTCTGATGACCACTTTTGAGAGTAGCCACTACCTTCTTTGTGCCTTGGGAGATGGGGCGCTTTTCTACTTTGGGCTCAATATCGAGACAG GCTTACTGAGTGACCGTAAAAAGGTGACATTGGGCACCCAGCCTACAGTGTTGAGGACATTCCGTTCTCTTTCTACCACCAACGTCTTTGCTTGCTCGGACCGGCCCACTGTCATTTATAGCAGCAACCACAAGTTGGTCTTCTCTAATGTCAACCTCAAGGAGGTGAATTATATGTGTCCCCTCAACTCTGATGGGTATCCTGACAG TCTGGCATTGGCCAATAACAGCACCCTCACCATTGGCACCATTGACGAAATCCAGAAACTCCATATTCGCACGGTTCCCCTCTACGAATCTCCCAG GAAGATCTGCTATCAGGAAGTGTCTCAGTGCTTTGGGGTCCTTTCCAGCCGCATTGAAGTTCAGGATACCAGTGGAGGCACAACTGCTTTGAGGCCCAGCGCCAGCACCCAG GCCCTGTCCAGCAGCGTCAGCTCCAGCAAGCTATTCTCTAGCAGTACTGCTCCTCACGAGACCTCCTTCGGAGAAGAGGTGGAGGTGCACAACCTCCTCATCATTGACCAGCACACCTTTGAAG tGCTTCATGCCCATCAGTTTCTACAAAACGAGTATGCCCTCAGCCTGGTCTCCTGCAAGTTGGGTAAAGACCCCAACACATACTTCATTGTGGGCACAGCCATGGTGTATCCTGAAGAGGCGGAGCCCAAGCAGGGTCGTATTGTGGTCTTCCAGTATTCCGATG gAAAACTACAGACTGTGGCTGAAAAGGAAGTGAAAGGGGCTGTGTACTCTATGGTGGAGTTTAATGGGAAGTTGCTTGCCAGCATTAATAGCACG GTGCGGCTTTATGAGTGGACCACAGAAAAGGAGCTCCGAACTGAGTGTAATCACTACAACAACATCATGGCTCTCTACCTGAAGACCAAGGGTGATTTCATCCTGGTGGGCGACCTCATGCGCTCAGTGCTGCTGCTTGCCTACAAGCCCATGGAAGGAAACTTTGAAGAG ATTGCCCGAGACTTTAATCCCAACTGGATGAGTGCAGTGGAAATCTTGGATGATGATAATTTTCTGGGAGCTGAAAATGCCTTTAATTTGTTTGTGTGTCAGAAGGACAG TGCTGCCACCACTGATGAGGAGCGGCAGCACCTACAGGAGGTTGGTCTCTTCCACCTGGGCGAGTTTGTCAATGTGTTCTGCCATGGCTCCCTAGTTATGCAGAATCTGGGCGAGACTTCTACCCCTACACAGGGCTCGGTACTCTTTGGCACAGTCAACGGTATGATAG GGCTGGTGACCTCCCTCTCAGAGAGCTGGTATAACCTCCTGTTAGACATGCAGAACCGACTCAATAAGGTCATCAAAAGTGTGGGCAAGATCGAGCACTCCTT CTGGAGATCCTTTCACACTGAGCGAAAGACAGAACCAGCCACAGGCTTCATCGACGGTGACCTGATTGAAAGTTTCCTAGATATTAGCCGCCCCAAGATGCAGGAAGTTGTGGCAAACCTGCAG TTTGATGATGGCAGTGGTATGAAGAGAGAGGCGACTGCAGATGACCTCATCAAAGTCGTGGAGGAGCTAACTCGGATCCATTAG
- the Ddb1 gene encoding DNA damage-binding protein 1 isoform X1, whose product MSYNYVVTAQKPTAVNGCVTGHFTSAEDLNLLIAKNTRLEIYVVTAEGLRPVKEVGMYGKIAVMELFRPKGESKDLLFILTAKYNACILEYKQSGESIDIITRAHGNVQDRIGRPSETGIIGIIDPECRMIGLRLYDGLFKVIPLDRDNKELKAFNIRLEELHVIDVKFLYGCQAPTICFVYQPLKGDFGSPKTDDPQGRHVKTYEVSLREKEFNKGPWKQENVEAEASMVIAVPEPFGGAIIIGQESITYHNGDKYLAIAPPIIKQSTIVCHNRVDPNGSRYLLGDMEGRLFMLLLEKEEQMDGTVTLKDLRVELLGETSIAECLTYLDNGVVFVGSRLGDSQLVKLNVDSNEQGSYVVAMETFTNLGPIVDMCVVDLERQGQGQLVTCSGAFKEGSLRIIRNGIGIHEHASIDLPGIKGLWPLRSDPSRETDDTLVLSFVGQTRVLMLNGEEVEETELMGFVDDQQTFFCGNVAHQQLIQITSASVRLVSQEPKALVSEWKEPQGKNISVASCNSNQVVVAVGRALYYLQIHPQELRQISHTEMEHEVACLDITPLGDSNGLSPLCAIGLWTDISARILKLPSFELLHKEMLGGEIIPRSILMTTFESSHYLLCALGDGALFYFGLNIETGLLSDRKKVTLGTQPTVLRTFRSLSTTNVFACSDRPTVIYSSNHKLVFSNVNLKEVNYMCPLNSDGYPDSLALANNSTLTIGTIDEIQKLHIRTVPLYESPRKICYQEVSQCFGVLSSRIEVQDTSGGTTALRPSASTQALSSSVSSSKLFSSSTAPHETSFGEEVEVHNLLIIDQHTFEVLHAHQFLQNEYALSLVSCKLGKDPNTYFIVGTAMVYPEEAEPKQGRIVVFQYSDGKLQTVAEKEVKGAVYSMVEFNGKLLASINSTVRLYEWTTEKELRTECNHYNNIMALYLKTKGDFILVGDLMRSVLLLAYKPMEGNFEEIARDFNPNWMSAVEILDDDNFLGAENAFNLFVCQKDSAATTDEERQHLQEVGLFHLGEFVNVFCHGSLVMQNLGETSTPTQGSVLFGTVNGMIGLVTSLSESWYNLLLDMQNRLNKVIKSVGKIEHSFWRSFHTERKTEPATGFIDGDLIESFLDISRPKMQEVVANLQFDDGSGMKREATADDLIKVVEELTRIH is encoded by the exons ATGTCGTACAACTACGTGGTAACGGCGCAGAAGCCTACCGCAGTGAACGGCTGTGTGACTG GACACTTTACTTCAGCAGAAGATCTGAACCTGTTGATTGCTAAAAACACAAGATTAGAGATCTATGTGGTCACTGCAGAGGGCCTTCGGCCGGTCAAAGAGGTGGGCATGTATGGAAAGATTGCAGTCATGGAGCTTTTCAGGCCCAAG GGAGAGAGCAAAGACCTGCTGTTCATCTTGACTGCTAAGTACAATGCCTGCATCCTGGAGTATAAGCAGAGTGGCGAAAGCATTGATATCATTACAAGAGCCCATGGCAATGTCCAG GACCGTATTGGTCGCCCATCAGAGACTGGCATCATTGGCATCATTGACCCTGAATGCCGGATGATTGGGCTTCGACTCTACGATGGCCTTTTCAAGGTCATTCCACTAGACCGAGACAATAAAGAGCTCAAGGCCTTTAATATACGCCTAGAAGAATTGCATGTCATTGATGTCAAGTTCCTGTATGGTTGTCAAGCACCTACCATTTGCTTTGTCTACCAG CCTCTTAAAGGTGACTTTGGCAGCCCCAAGACTGAT GATCCTCAGGGGCGGCATGTGAAAACTTATGAGGTGTCTCTTCGAGAGAAGGAGTTCAACAAGGGCCCTTGGAAACAGGAGAATGTAGAAGCTGAAGCTTCAATGGTGATCGCAG TCCCAGAGCCTTTTGGAGGAGCCATCATCATTGGACAGGAATCAATCACTTATCACAATGGTGACAAATACCTGGCAATTGCCCCTCCTATCATTAAG CAAAGCACTATTGTGTGCCACAACCGGGTGGATCCTAATGGCTCACGATACCTTCTGGGAGATATGGAAGGACGACTCTTCATGCTGCTTTTAGAGAAGGAGGAGCAGATGGATGGCACTGTCACCCTCAAGGATCTCCGAGTGGAACTACTTGGAGAG ACCTCCATTGCAGAGTGCTTAACATACCTCGATAATGGTGTTGTATTTGTTGGGTCTCGCCTAGGTGACTCCCAGCTTGTAAAG CTCAACGTCGACAGCAATGAACAAGGCTCTTACGTAGTGGCCATGGAAACTTTTACCAATTTAGGACCCATTGTGGATATGTGTGTGGTGGACCTAGAGAGGCAGGGACAGGGTCAG CTGGTCACTTGCTCTGGGGCTTTCAAGGAAGGTTCCTTGCGGATCATCCGGAACGGAATTGGAATCCATGAGCATGCCAGCATTGACTTACCAGGCATCAAAG GTTTATGGCCACTGCGGTCTGACCCCAGTCGGGAGACTGATGACACTTTGGTACTGTCTTTTGTGGGCCAGACGAG AGTTCTCATGCTAAACGGAGAGGAAGTGGAAGAAACGGAGCTGATGGGCTTTGTGGATGATCAGCAGACTTTCTTTTGTGGCAATGTGGCTCATCAGCAACTTATCCAG ATCACTTCAGCATCTGTGAGGTTGGTGTCTCAAGAGCCCAAAGCTTTGGTCAGTGAGTGGAAAGAGCCTCAGGGCAAGAACATCAGTGTGGCCTCCTGCAACAGCAACCAGGTGGTTGTTGCTGTGGGAAGGGCACTATACTACCTTCAGATCCATCCTCAGGAGCTCCGGCAAATCAG CCACACAGAAATGGAACATGAAGTGGCTTGCTTGGATATCACCCCATTAGGGGATAGCAATGGCCTGTCTCCACTTTGTGCTATTGGCCTCTGGACAGACATCTCTGCCCGTATCTTGAAGCTCCCATCCTTTGAACTACTGCACAAGGAGATGCTGGGTGGAG AGATCATTCCTCGATCTATTCTGATGACCACTTTTGAGAGTAGCCACTACCTTCTTTGTGCCTTGGGAGATGGGGCGCTTTTCTACTTTGGGCTCAATATCGAGACAG GCTTACTGAGTGACCGTAAAAAGGTGACATTGGGCACCCAGCCTACAGTGTTGAGGACATTCCGTTCTCTTTCTACCACCAACGTCTTTGCTTGCTCGGACCGGCCCACTGTCATTTATAGCAGCAACCACAAGTTGGTCTTCTCTAATGTCAACCTCAAGGAGGTGAATTATATGTGTCCCCTCAACTCTGATGGGTATCCTGACAG TCTGGCATTGGCCAATAACAGCACCCTCACCATTGGCACCATTGACGAAATCCAGAAACTCCATATTCGCACGGTTCCCCTCTACGAATCTCCCAG GAAGATCTGCTATCAGGAAGTGTCTCAGTGCTTTGGGGTCCTTTCCAGCCGCATTGAAGTTCAGGATACCAGTGGAGGCACAACTGCTTTGAGGCCCAGCGCCAGCACCCAG GCCCTGTCCAGCAGCGTCAGCTCCAGCAAGCTATTCTCTAGCAGTACTGCTCCTCACGAGACCTCCTTCGGAGAAGAGGTGGAGGTGCACAACCTCCTCATCATTGACCAGCACACCTTTGAAG tGCTTCATGCCCATCAGTTTCTACAAAACGAGTATGCCCTCAGCCTGGTCTCCTGCAAGTTGGGTAAAGACCCCAACACATACTTCATTGTGGGCACAGCCATGGTGTATCCTGAAGAGGCGGAGCCCAAGCAGGGTCGTATTGTGGTCTTCCAGTATTCCGATG gAAAACTACAGACTGTGGCTGAAAAGGAAGTGAAAGGGGCTGTGTACTCTATGGTGGAGTTTAATGGGAAGTTGCTTGCCAGCATTAATAGCACG GTGCGGCTTTATGAGTGGACCACAGAAAAGGAGCTCCGAACTGAGTGTAATCACTACAACAACATCATGGCTCTCTACCTGAAGACCAAGGGTGATTTCATCCTGGTGGGCGACCTCATGCGCTCAGTGCTGCTGCTTGCCTACAAGCCCATGGAAGGAAACTTTGAAGAG ATTGCCCGAGACTTTAATCCCAACTGGATGAGTGCAGTGGAAATCTTGGATGATGATAATTTTCTGGGAGCTGAAAATGCCTTTAATTTGTTTGTGTGTCAGAAGGACAG TGCTGCCACCACTGATGAGGAGCGGCAGCACCTACAGGAGGTTGGTCTCTTCCACCTGGGCGAGTTTGTCAATGTGTTCTGCCATGGCTCCCTAGTTATGCAGAATCTGGGCGAGACTTCTACCCCTACACAGGGCTCGGTACTCTTTGGCACAGTCAACGGTATGATAG GGCTGGTGACCTCCCTCTCAGAGAGCTGGTATAACCTCCTGTTAGACATGCAGAACCGACTCAATAAGGTCATCAAAAGTGTGGGCAAGATCGAGCACTCCTT CTGGAGATCCTTTCACACTGAGCGAAAGACAGAACCAGCCACAGGCTTCATCGACGGTGACCTGATTGAAAGTTTCCTAGATATTAGCCGCCCCAAGATGCAGGAAGTTGTGGCAAACCTGCAG TTTGATGATGGCAGTGGTATGAAGAGAGAGGCGACTGCAGATGACCTCATCAAAGTCGTGGAGGAGCTAACTCGGATCCATTAG